The DNA region TGTTGCGCTCGTCCTTGTCATCCTCCTATGATAGCCCAGTCGAAAATAAGCATTATTTTTTGGAGAAATCGGTGATGGAGTTACTTCCTGTTCCCCAACAACGTCTCAAAGATCAAGTCGCAATTGTAACCGGCGCTTCACGGGGTATCGGTAAAGCCACGGCGATCGCCCTCGCGACAGAAGGTGCAAAAGTTGTTATTAATTACGCTCGTTCTAGCGATGCAGCAGAAGCTTTAGTGGCTGAGATTACTGATGCTGGCGGCGAGGCGATCGCTCTCCAAGCAGACGTTTCCCAGGCTGATCAAGTCGATGCATTGATCAAAAATACCCTTGAAAAATGGGGACAAATCGACATTTTGGTAAACAATGCTGGTATCACCAAAGACACTCTTTTGATGCGGATGAAGCCCGACGCATGGCAAGCTGTTATTGATATCAATTTAACTGGTGTTTTTCTCTGTACTAAAGCTGTGACAAGAACGATGATGAAAAAGCGTTATGGTCGCATTATTAATATCACTTCCGTCTCTGGACTGATGGGTAATCCTGGCCAAGCAAACTATAGTGCCGCAAAAGCCGGTGTAATTGGTTTCACTAAAACCGTTGCAAAAGAATTGTCTAGCCGTAATGTCACTGTTAATGCAGTTGCCCCTGGATTTATCGCGACTGATATGACCGAAGGGCTAGATAACGAAGATATTCTTAAATACATTCCCATGGGACGTTTCGGTAAGCCCGAAGACATTGCCGGAATGATTCGTTTTCTTGCTGCTGACCCTGCAGCTGCTTACATCACAGGCCAAACTTTTAACGTTGATGGCGGCATGGTAATGCAATAAATACTTTTTCCAAATGTACTCAGTATTTAAAACAAAACACGAATAATAAAAAGCCTCTTTACTTCAATGAAATAAAGAGGCTTTTGCATCAGTGTGCCAAACAAACTCAAATTTTTAAAATCTCAATTAGGCAGCTTGCGGTTCGAGCAGTTGATTCATTTGCTGCATACCTTTTTTGAGATGACGCGAGACAGTCATTGGACTAATGCCAATTAATTTTGCGGCTTCTGTCCTCGGTAATTCTTCTAAACACACAAGTTGAATTGCTTTTTGTGTCCGTTCTTCTAAGTGAGTAAAAACGTCTTGGAGTTGTAGTTTGATTTCTTCGCGTTGTTGTTGCTCTAGATTGTGAGTATCGGGTAATGTTTCGCCGAGGGTAACTGTGTCGTCTGCACTGCTACCAAAGCTCACATCAAGGCTAATTAAAAGACGGTTTTTCCAAGCTAACTGGCAATCTTGCCAATCTTTTGTGCTGACACCAAGTGCTTCTGCTAGCTCGTAATCGTAAGGCGATCGCCCAAGTTGAGTGCGGAGCTTACGGCGTAACTTTTGACCTTTAGAATGTAGCTCCTGCCAAACCCGAGGAATTTTAATCACACTGCCGCGGTCACGAAGATAATGTAAGATTTCGCCTCGAATATAGGGCATCGCAAAAGAACTGAAGGCGACTCCTCGTTCTGGATTAAAGCGTTCCACTGCCCGAATCAGACCGAATGATGCGACCTGTTCTAGGTCTTCGTAAGTTTCTGCGCAGGTGCGACTCATTTGATAAGCCACCTTACGAACAAGCCCTAGATTTGATTTCACCAGACGATTGCGGAGGCAAACCGTTGGCTGTTGCGCATAACGCTTAAATAAAGCTAGATCTTCAGAAAACTGGGAGCGTCGATTCATAAGTCAGGTCGGTACAAACCGCAGTAAATGTAGACTTTACGAGATGCACATCAAAAGTTTATGCTTCCTTCATTTTCAGCGCTTCTACTGACTCGCACAATTGTTTATTCACGGAACTTTGCTCACTTTCGGATATGCGTAGTGGTAGCAAATCCCCTGAATATTTTGATGTTTTTGGTTTCAAATCAAACAAATGAAACCTACGTACCCTGACATTTACACTGAAAAAATCACTGAAATCAATTAGAGCAGAAAATGAAGACTAGTGGCAGTCTCGACGAGATCAATCCAATAAAAGTTCATGGCGATCGCCCTAAAATCTTTCTGACTAGCGCTCAATAGACCATTGTGTGTCGAAATCTTTTAGGTAATAAAGCGCAAAGCAAGCCGCTAACATTGGCCAAGCTGTGAAGAATAAAAGGTTTGGCCCATCAGCATAGGGCGTGAGGTAAATCTTAAAACTAGAAAATGTTGAGATAGCATGCATAAACAGCACGAGAAGATAACTGATTTTCTTCTGAAATCCCGCGACAAAAGCCAAGATAATCAGTAATTGAACCGCACCGATTATATAAACAGGAGTATTCCCTA from [Leptolyngbya] sp. PCC 7376 includes:
- a CDS encoding sigma-70 family RNA polymerase sigma factor; translation: MNRRSQFSEDLALFKRYAQQPTVCLRNRLVKSNLGLVRKVAYQMSRTCAETYEDLEQVASFGLIRAVERFNPERGVAFSSFAMPYIRGEILHYLRDRGSVIKIPRVWQELHSKGQKLRRKLRTQLGRSPYDYELAEALGVSTKDWQDCQLAWKNRLLISLDVSFGSSADDTVTLGETLPDTHNLEQQQREEIKLQLQDVFTHLEERTQKAIQLVCLEELPRTEAAKLIGISPMTVSRHLKKGMQQMNQLLEPQAA
- the fabG gene encoding 3-oxoacyl-[acyl-carrier-protein] reductase, whose translation is MELLPVPQQRLKDQVAIVTGASRGIGKATAIALATEGAKVVINYARSSDAAEALVAEITDAGGEAIALQADVSQADQVDALIKNTLEKWGQIDILVNNAGITKDTLLMRMKPDAWQAVIDINLTGVFLCTKAVTRTMMKKRYGRIINITSVSGLMGNPGQANYSAAKAGVIGFTKTVAKELSSRNVTVNAVAPGFIATDMTEGLDNEDILKYIPMGRFGKPEDIAGMIRFLAADPAAAYITGQTFNVDGGMVMQ